A region of Porites lutea chromosome 13, jaPorLute2.1, whole genome shotgun sequence DNA encodes the following proteins:
- the LOC140923537 gene encoding DELTA-thalatoxin-Avl2a-like — protein MFDVVLFLVSLTLVGSSSQPAGNDTYFLGQSIYVPDTDVVGSVPSGIHPFSFIQEHCIQNQPLHKSVRNTNYYRDTAALYSSIATTSGLQANFQTDFSFGFTLDVITKSISSTKRDVSGLSLDLKEKANILLLSKDCLLQGTPSPQFMNDFQKLASNISKPWLVESWREYQIFLKKWGSHIITGVTRGSSIIEYSFAEETQKYTERDFTVKSCVSLAGSLDPKALNVSACSNITQEEISKVSHMEMSSSLSVTGGTAETRAGLLYNRSAELIEQFMREGETHPALIEYTLMPIWEYLQEKSVGTPALIKAVNMEYFYNGYLNFGCSYNHLHGMDLQKFDLTDEATPEHPEYSCTIAPSGCQSYSDCHYHIGVWCNCEGDTCIRYYTVTSNTGKTRLQAAPYYGGGWGWQGCDWKVWGSVCGCEHPSSERKTIWSQSSKYALYVASAQSPKQKQERATTRNEL, from the coding sequence ATGTTCGACGTTGTGCTATTCCTTGTCTCTTTGACCCTGGTAGGAAGCAGCTCTCAGCCTGCTGGCAATGACACCTATTTTCTTGGGCAATCTATATATGTCCCAGATACAGATGTAGTAGGATCTGTACCCAGCGGCATCCACCCGTTTTCCTTTATCCAAGAGCATTGCATACAGAATCAGCCACTTCACAAGTCTGTTAGAAACACCAATTATTACAGAGACACAGCAGCGCTATATAGCTCCATTGCAACCACCAGTGGACTGCAAGCTAACTTCCAAACTGACTTTAGCTTTGGATTTACCTTGGATGTCATAACGAAAAGTATCAGCAGCACAAAGAGAGATGTATCTGGTTTGTCCCTGGATCTGAAGGAAAAGGCCAACATTCTGCTGCTGTCGAAAGACTGTCTGCTGCAAGGAACTCCATCACCACAGTTTATGAACGATTTCCAGAAACTAGCTTCAAACATCAGCAAACCATGGCTAGTCGAATCATGGCGAGAATACCAGATTTTCCTCAAAAAGTGGGGTAGCCACATCATCACTGGCGTAACTCGCGGATCCAGTATCATCGAGTACTCTTTTGCCGAAGAAACACAAAAGTACACTGAACGAGACTTCACGGTCAAAAGCTGTGTATCCCTGGCCGGTTCCTTGGATCCAAAAGCATTGAATGTTTCAGCATGTTCAAATATCACTCAAGAGGAAATTTCAAAAGTCAGCCACATGGAAATGAGCAGTTCTCTTAGTGTAACGGGAGGAACTGCAGAAACGAGAGCCGGGCTACTCTACAATCGTTCGGCCGAGCTTATTGAACAGTTCATGCGAGAAGGCGAAACTCACCCAGCCCTCATAGAGTATACCCTTATGCCTATCTGGGAATACTTGCAGGAGAAATCCGTTGGAACACCCGCTCTCATAAAAGCCGTTAATATGGAATATTTCTACAATGGGTATTTGAACTTTGGCTGCTCATACAACCACTTACACGGTATGGACCTCCAGAAGTTTGACCTTACTGACGAAGCTACACCAGAACACCCAGAATACTCCTGCACTATTGCTCCTTCTGGATGCCAGAGTTACAGTGATTGCCACTATCACATTGGTGTCTGGTGTAACTGTGAAGGTGACACCTGCATCCGCTACTATACAGTCACCAGCAATACAGGGAAAACGCGATTGCAGGCTGCTCCTTACTACGGCGGCGGGTGGGGTTGGCAAGGATGCGACTGGAAAGTTTGGGGCTCTGTCTGCGGTTGCGAACACCCAAGCTCCGAAAGGAAAACCATATGGTCTCAATCCAGCAAGTACGCGCTTTACGTTGCTTCCGCCCAGTCTCCTAAACAAAAGCAAGAAAGAGCTACAACAAGGAACGAACTGTGA